The genomic interval gaacatttttacagaaaaaaaaaaaaaagtcactgtgaCTTTGatagaaatactgtacagtCCTGACTGATCCATTTTTCTTCAACtgttgctaaataaataaaactctgCTGACAGAAGCAAAAATTAAAtgactaattaaaacaaatggacattatacaaattattcttTTGAATTACAGTAAAGTTTAacaaagtaaatggtaaatgttctgcacttaaatagagcttttctacctatttgcactcaaagcgctttacactgcttcctattcacacagtcacacacacaccgatgggggagctgttatgcaactggccaacactcaccaggagcaactaagttggggttcagtgtcttgctcaaggacacaaggagattggtggacaaccgctctaccttcctgcatcCTGAAGTCCTAAAGTCttagtttaaaactaaaattgtctTGGTTTTAATCTCAGTAAATTTGATCTGCTGTTAGTTTAAGCCCCAATAcacttaaaaattaaatgtcaagTTTCAACTTTAGTTACTGATTTATCTGTTCGTTATTTCTCACTTAGGTTTGTTTCATCACATCAATCCaaagtcagtaaaataaaaaaaatacgaCTTCTGCTGATCGACTGATGGCAGATCTTGAACACACATCTACAATCTGTAGTCATCTAGTATGGGAAACATCGCATGAGGGGAAACATAAATGCAAACTCCACTCACATGTAAAACATGACTTTCATAACGTTCCTGTTTAAATCTCTAATGCTAAGATGTTTGACGTCATCACAGTAGTGCGAGTGttttaaaaatcccaaacaAGTAAAGCTACATTTACTATCATTTTTATCAAGATTGAAAATGAAGACAGTAAAACCAATAACCTGTTAGTTGCTCTCAGGGTTTAGTAACTTTCCACCGCGTTTGTGGCTTTTAGCTTATTGGCTGCTACGGACGACAAAAAACGCTACTTAGATTTGTCAGGGACCATCTTCAGCAGCGCATTAATCCACGTTCGGTGTGATGCTCTGCTGAGACCTTGTGACCAATGGTGATGCAGAAACACAGCAGGGTCTGTCAGTTGACACAGAGAGACCCCACCACAATCAGATCAGTGTTCAACTGGTTAGAAGTGATCTGGTTTCATCTTTAAGTTCATGTGAACCGTTTCTGTAATATTGTCTCTTTTTACAAATCggctttaaacacaaaaattttTTGTTCCTAGACAGTTTGCTATATTCACTATATTTGCacttatttaattttgattattttactataacactgacgatgaaagaacatttatacCAGCTGAATGCGCATTGTGCTTATGTTGGCTTCAGGTTACGTTTGTGAACATACAACCATTTCTACTCCTGTTGAAACTCACATCAGGCAGCTgagagcttttattttgaaggatgCGTGTGAAGAACACTTATACGCTGCTGTTCACGGTTTTAATCCAATTTATTCCTGtggttttcatatttttgcagGGGGCCACTGTCAGCTTCACATATTAAGTGACTGACCTCATGATTTTAAACGACACTGAATCAGATTTATTTTCCAGGGTCTCACTCCAAATTAGCTTGTGATCGTTTCCTGGAATTACTGAAACTACATTTGCCAGTTATtgagaaaacatgaaatatcCTTTAAAGTAAACAACACCACACACGGGAACATGCACAGACTCGTCTCTTCATTAATAAAATTACAGTCCTCACAGCAGCCTCCTGAGGGACATCGCGTCTCCGTGGaggacatttaattaaaaacacaccaaataTAAAGCACCTGTTGTGGTAATTATATACACAGTACTTCTATACATACACAACCATGTTCAACACGTACTGATGTCtttgggcaacacactgaaccccatagCTTGtcctagtgtctgctgcttcaTTTGTACGACGCTTTAAATAAACCTGTCGCCTAAATGACTCATTCTAATTGTAACAACTGCACTAGATGAGCAGACTGGAGTCACCAGCTCAGTGCGGACAGATTGATGCTGCCAAGGCTAAAAGACTTTGGGAAGAGATGCACAATGACCGAGAAGACGGGCAGCggaccacaaagcgacacaggATGTCCACAAAGACAATCAAAGGACCACAAAGtgacaggaagaggaaaagacGCTGTGGACCCCCCTCGTTCTGTCATTTTAACAGAAATGTCTTCTTATAACCACTAAcatcagacaaacacaaagtgctGCTCAAAAACAATAGAACATTGTTACAcggagaagtgtgtgtgtgtgtgtgtgtgtgctacctCTCAGTGTTCCTATCTGTTCTTGAGGAATCCTGCTCAGGTCTGTGGGCAAACCCACATAAACGCCTCCATAGTTCCTGTTacacaaagcaacacacacattagaACTGGTTAGTTTTAAATTGCATATTTGAAGGTGGAGtttgctaaaatgttttctggTGAACTGACTTTTGAATAAATCAGACTCACTATGAACTCGTTTCAGTGGAATTTGAATCTCAGAGATGAAAAATGACCTCGTGTTTTCCACATGAATAAAAACTCTAATCACTcagtttatttctatttattgtaACACGAAACACCGGTGGTTCAGTGGGGGGAGCATCAAGCTGGGACAAAGACCAAATCCCAGCCTGTCCACCAGATGTGTCCTCGGCTGAGACACTCTGTTCTACCTCCTCTGTGCCTGCTGTCCACTGCTTCCCCCAGGGCAGAGGACAAATATCACtgtaatatgcaaatatgcTGAGTGACGACAACAAAGCTTCTGTTCTGTCACGAGCAGTTTTCACCTCTGGACCCGATTCCACTAAAAACCGACTCACTTTCGTTTGTCGTCTTCTAGCATCCGCTCGTCTGATCTGtcgacacacagacacattaaaacacacactaacacattttAGGGCctaaatgtatttgaaacagGTCAAATCTACTCACACTTTTGATGAAGACTCGTTGCAACCTGAGGTCAAACACAGATTAAGTTTTTATTagtctgagtttttttttaatttgtgataaaaaaactgaagaacaaTTTTTGATAAAGTAACAAAGTCTAACTaaaaaaagagatgcaaaactACTACAAACCAAAGGATCACAGCGTGACCCCAAAGACAAAGAATAACCACAGACAGACGAAAAATGGACAGAAACatccagagaaacaaaaagtaacaaatgcaaaaacaacagacaaaaaaagggactaaaaaaagaaaagcaactgaTCAACAagccaaaacaaatgcaaacacagacaacaacaaCCAGAAAGACACAACTTAAgaagcaaacaagcaaaaaaacccaaaaaagacCAGACATGCAAAAATCAGCAAAAGTAACTTCCATTAACATGCACAATGTCCACTGATGAGACAAACTGTAACGTGTCCCTGTCCAACAGTACATAAAACTTTACGTCCACATTAATTACAGGAGGTAAAGGGGAACTGCAAACATGAAGAACTTAATCTTTTTTATATCAAGCACATCATTTGTGTAACTTCTGTCCCATCACgtgttaaaatgagaaaacactttaaatttaGTCTTTTAGCCATCGAGCTAAACTGTTCAACAGTTTCTGACGTCCACCGCTGCTGCTTCGTGAGGAGTTCCCACATCCCATGTCTCAACTCAAACCTCAGAGAGCAAAAAAGAAGCTCATAACAGGAAGACAGGCTGAGGACACACGATAGAGGAAAAAAACGCAACTTTCTAGCGAGTTCACTGCTCAGCACACAGGGAGGATCAAAATGATGCTGAGAGGGAGGAGACGGTGTGTGTTCACGGCtgtctgtcctgtgtgtgtgtgtgtgtgggggggggggcaacatGGACGGATCAGGGACCATTGGGCCCATTTGATTGTTGAGTTCAAAGGCTCAGAGACAAGCTGGCACCGACACGAACTCGTCCTGGATCGTGTCTTTCCAACGTATGGACAGAGTCCGTGCTCAGGTTTTTACTGCACATTAGTTCCAGTTTACACAAACAGTAATCAGATTATTGTAACACGGAGCTTTTCCCAACTTTAAAGCTACAACCTCAGTTCTACATCAGGACTGTGTGAGACCTGTGGAACAATTCCCAATATTTTAGTGGGCAGATTAACGAGCGACCACCTGAACGTCCAACagcttaaaacaaacaaacttcatcagagtaaaaaaaatactctgTGGAACCTGAGAAGCACCTGTGATTGTTCAACGACCTGAGTTTGGGATCCTTTACtactactacacacacacacacacacacacacacacacacacacacactctaaagAGCACGTGAACGTGGACTCACGGTCTCTGGACTTTAAGGTGCAGTTCTTGGTTCGGAACACAGAGAGGCAGCGCTGCCACGTGTTTGCGGGATTCAAACAAAAGACTTTACGGTCTGACTGAAACGCATCCGAGTCCAAAGACTCGGATCCTGCGTTTCTCTGCTGCACAGTATCAGAAGTGAACACGCGCAAACAAACACTCACCACATGCACAAAGTGACACTTACGTCACTTCTGCCTGGTTTTATTTGAGCTTAATTCCTCCAAAGATCAAAGTACCGTCACAGTGACAACAATAAAACTAACGACACCAAACGGACTTTTAGTATTTGTGATTCTACTTCACACGGTGCAGCGCGTGCTGACACTAGTGGAAACTCATTTTTGAAAAACCTTATTACATTAATTAGGAGCAGAATCGTGAAGTCTTACCTGTCGCCGCGTGAGAAACACCTGCTGACTGTCGTTGGACCGCCACCTCCTGCAGTTCgtctacaaaatgttttctccaAACTTTGTGTTCCCGCTTCCCACAGGTGCTTCACCTGCTGCAGGCAATGTAATCACGGTCAGGCGGCATCTACGGAAGCCCGCTGCTGCCAAAAACCAGCCAATTACAGGACGACGGAAATGACACGTGACTGACCTTTTCTGACGTTTGCACATTTAAACAGGGGCCTTTTACTTGTATAAGTGTCAAATATTGCCACCGGGCCATTAATTTTTAGATGGGGAACCATTCAAATCTAAAGTGGAGactcattattattgttaaatcCAAATCCTCAGATAATAAACCAACACATGGTTGAGTGAGACAAAAGGCATCAAAGAAGAAACGTTTTTATCAGATCTCGGGTTCACTTACTTTTGACTTATTGCTCCAGTGGTTGTTGGAATAATTTTAGATAACATAATTGTGCTTcacagaaacataattttgaGTTTGTGTTGTATACATCAGCACCATAAacacaattatatttaaaaccttttattacAGAATTTCCTTCAAGGACCAGACTTGGTGAGCAGTGACAGTTTAATTCTGACCAGGTCCAAAGCAGCATGCAGCACTGTGGGGTTTTACAGAGTAAAGACACCGAGTTTGGATGTTTGAGGTGTGACTGAAGCCTGCAGCCACCACAGCTCCGACATGGCACAGCATTCAACACCGAACAgtagaaaagtacaaaaaccTGATATTTGGCAAAAAGGAAGAAGGAGGCCTCTGAGTTTCTGCTGCAGAGTGATGCTGAGCAGGAtgactgacctctgacccttgCTAAGACGGGGATTCTGAGAGTCCGTACATCCCTAAATCCTAGCATTTCTAAAAACAGGATTCAGTGTGTGATGCACTGAGCATCACCTCAtcacttcctgctccacatcTCAGCAGAGAAAGTCCTCAGGCACTGGATCCTTTCTCCTCCTGTGACCCCTTTTAAATACTATAAAGTCCTCGCTGCCTTTGCAGATCAGTCTTTGTGTTTCTATTGTCGTCAAAACTTCATGTTGTAAGTGTCCTGAGGTTCACCCCTGTCTTTTGTCAATGTCCCTTAAATTGTTGTTCAAATTTTTTCTGGTCTCGGACTCTCTGGTATTAAAGGGAAACAGGAATTAAAGCATCAGTACGTTTTTTTCACTTCTCAGCGTAATTTCTGTTAGTAATAAGGCTCCAAGTGAGCTGCTGGGTCACAGCATAAAAACAGCCACATCCATCCTTACACTTATCCCGTTGagggtctccagtctgtctcagggccaacgcagagagacacacaaggacacacaaccattcacactcccatGGGAAAAATCTGCAGTGTCCGGTTGAATATTCGAACCGgggactttctagctgtgagcaGGCGCTAATCATTCCCCCACCGTGCCGCCTTAGTTTCATTCTGTAACTAAATAAATCTTTGTCCCTGGAAATGCTGCGGCCTGTGAAGTTACTCAGAATGTCCACTGTCTGAACactgatgatttttttaaaggaataaaagGTGTCAAAGTTTtccacaaagaaagacaaatacatCTCTTACGTAAATCAGGTGGAGTCACTGTCAGGCCTCTTTGGTTACTCCACTGTAAGAATGGACTCGAATGTGAAGACAAACGGTCACTTTGTTCGGGTTCGTAAACAGGCTAGTGAGGAATCAGCTGTTAGCTCAGCGTTTCACCAGTACATTTCATTACACCTGATTAACACTGGTCCCTgataaacagaataaattaataagcagctacatttaaattcagcattattttgtaaattgttcATGTGCTTTTCCTGCTGGGACAAACCAAAGTGAGACCAAGCTTCCAGAACCGTCCCACTCTCTCCTGTTACCAGGACTTCTATGCCCCCAAACTCCAGAGTTCAACACCTCCTCAGAAAGTTTTTGGATTACGGTTTGGTTTGGAGGCACTTGAGCAGGACTCCGTCCAAGTGCCAGGCCACTTCAGGCGATCAGGGACTGGAGCGCCGCCACCAGACTCAGCCCCACAGACAGTCCTGTCCATGTGGGCCTGGTGGTGGCTCCACCTCCCTCCAGCTTTAATGAGTAGTTACAGGTAGGGGTGGGGTGATCGGCCGTGCCACTGGGTGCAGTCAGGGTGATGCGTTGTAACAGGAAGTCGTGCTTCATGGCCGAGTACTGATCAGGACCGTAGGGGATGTTAAGCGTCTCTGTCAGAACTTCGTGACCTGGATAGGAAACCTGTCAATAACAGAGACCAGAAGAAaaggtgtaaatgtaataatgagAATAATAATGTGCTGTGCATCAGTAACAAGCAACAAATGCTCAATGAAAACtcagtaacattttaaacaatgaataataaatgacGCAATAAATCATATAGACAGTAACTGGGATGTTTTTCTAACCTAGTTAACCACAGGGATCTCTGTGCAACCCCCGTTCTTCcaccagagtgtgtgtgtgtgtgtgtgtgtgtgtgtgtttactgtaaagGTGTAGAGTCCAGGCAGCAGCAGTCTGTAGTATTCTCCATGTCGGTCAGTTCTGAATGGACACAAATTCCTGCGACCTTTGACCTCCACCACTGCGTTTTGCACAGGCTCACCCGAGCCGTCAAACACACGACCTTTGACCCCTGAATGTGAACAGGGACAGACAAACCCACAGATAGTGTCAGGCGATGAGAAAGACTTAATCCTGGTCGAGTTGGAGGTTAatagcagacacacagacagacggTAAAGAGTCAGGGCAGCTATGgaaacagaggagaaaataCTGACCCAGGTGGACCTGCTGGATGAAGGCCAGCAGAGCCTTCCTGTTTTCCGTCCACATACCAGGAAGCTGTGTGGGTGGAGGAAACTTGCAGCAGGACAATTCCAGAGTCAACTCCAAACACTGGGCCCACACATAGTTATAGTCCTGCATcccacctgcaaacacacacacattcagattaACACACACGACATTACTAAACATATTCATTGTCACTACTGAAGACATCCTGCTGCCGTGATAGACAGGGGACACGAGATCCTGTACTGTTCATGTGTGTGCAGAGACATGTCCTCCACGAGGGAGCgttttgttacttttgtccTGCTGTCTTGCTTCAAACATCCCTGTTGTCCCGGGTCTATTCTGATTTGTGTAaacgtgtgtgtctgtatgtccaGTAATGTGGTCTCACTGTTGTTACGTGGACTTTCTGGGACACATTGTGCTCTGTGCATACAACATTGGGCTGTCTGTCCTGGAGGAAAGATCCCtccacagttttttcttttgtgattttACAAGTTTGCATGTAATTTAGAAGGAGTGGCTCCACCCATGTCAGAGGCAAAGAGCTGGGAGCTTTAGACTGATGATGAGGATAATGGGAAGCTCAGGTCCCTCTCAGGCAGCGGGTGGTGTCAGTGATCAGGTTTCTGCAGCAGGAAAccagaggaggcagagctgctCCTCATCATGTTTCAGCCTGGTCCTCATCTGCAGGTTTCCAGCCAAATACAAACATGTGGGAGCTCAAATGCCAACTATCTGTGCAGTTGCAGTCGGGGATTAGATCTTAATTTAGACAGGAAGTGATTTCAGATTAATGCAGCGACAAGCACTGATGTCTGCCGCCAGGCGGTGTCACCTGGAAGAGGGTACCACTGGTATCCGTTGGTGACGCCGTCCAGGAACGGTCTGGTTTCAGCGCAGCCGTTGCCCGTGTTCATGGAGGCGTGGTTGTGGGAGTACACCTTGGCCAGGTGAACAAAGACATCATTATCGGGGGTGACGCTGGCCCCGCCCACCAGCTCGCTGCCTGGATAAatggacaaaaacagacaaatgtcaACACAGTAACAACAACTGGTTAAACTTCAAATTGTCTGATCAGGAGCACAGTCAATTTGTTACGAGCTTCACTCTGAGAAATGTCATGGCAGCACTGTCGTACTGGATTCTGAATAGATTCTGATTTGCTAGTtggatcatcatcatctttatcCCCACACTAATTCTTTGTGGTGCAGTGTCAGCAGCTGCCAGCAGATGGCGATCTCTCCTTCTgcagcaaccctcccattttatctgggctggGGGCCGTCAGTAAGGGGGGCTGGGTGGGGGCCATTTACTCTTATGGAGTTATCTTCTCATTGTTGCTCGAGCCTCATCGTATCCTCACTCGACTACAGATGATAataaactaacacacacagcactgtttCTTTCATATACTGCAAATCTCTTTCACttgactttttctgttttatgctACTTTCCATTTGGATTTTGCTACATTTTAGTGGCTTTTATTCACTACATTTAGATACTAGCTACTTCTTGGAACTtgatcaataaaacaaaatactacgCAGCAGTACTTCCAGAAgaaacaactgtgtgtgtgtgtgtgtgtgtgtgtgtttacctccaTTGCTGTTGTCATAAGGATAACTGGCCACCAGAGCTCCTCCGTGAAGGTTTGCAGAGAGAACAAAACTTTCAGTGCTCAGCCAGCCCATCACAGCCCTGACCTGAgtcacacagagaaataaaagacagaagaagaaaagtctTCACGACTGATGGTAAAGTGCCTTTTATGGAAAACAGCAGCTGTATGAATTTGAATGAGACAAGTTGTCAGCCAGAAAAGTCCAGTTGGGACTAACTGACTAGTTTTATCCCTCAGTAGTTTCTGCAGGCAGCCTGTTTGTCGCCTGAGGGGAACCACAGGGACAAAAAGCCCAGTGTTCATCTCTCGCTGCTGCTCGTTGAATCGCTCGCCCTGAGCTCCTGACAGCGACTGAAGGGGACCCTTCAAGACCCTTCAAGAGTGTTTCAACAGGTTGGCAATGATAAGATGCTCTCAGCTGACAAATACACGTTGAGCAGAAGTAACGAAGTACAGTTACTTAAGTGTTGAACTTAACTCCACTTTTGAGGTACTTACATTTCTCCTACTTTACACATGCTAAGATTTGCAGTATTGGAAAGAaacatatatatgtacatttacttcaatactgtatttaagtacaaATGTGATTGACCTCTTTcacttgagtatttccattttgtgcTACTTTCCATTTTGAGTTCACTACATTTTAGTGGCAAATTTCAAACTTTTATTCACTACATTTAGATACTAGCTACTTTTTGGAACCTGAAAAAAACCCCATATTATTATGAAGTACACTAAACAGCGTCAGATCCAATTGGTTCCAACCTTTTTGACGTTTCTGCTCTGAATGATTTCAAAGCTTTATTGGAgccaaaaattatttaaaagttcCCCATCTCATGCCCTCTCAGCTTTGTATCATGAGCATTTAAAAAATTCGTTTAACTCACAGTTTATAAAGTACTTCAAACCAGCTTCACCTTAAACACACTGATCACATTATTTTCACACTGTTGACCAACCTCTGCCTCCCTCTTCTCGTCATCAGGACGCTGTTGCCCCCGCAGACCAGCGAAAGCATCTGGGAAGTTTCTGTTCAGATCAACACCGTTAGAGTTATACCTGAAACAGACggagacagaaaacaactgtTTACTGTCCGACTGGAAACCGACTGACTCATTAGATGACACATGTTTTTAGGGATGTAGGTGAACAGACTCGTCATTCTCTCCTGATGGTGGTGGGTTTAAAGCTTTGCtgagctcatgaagtcattgctcaAACACAAATGATAAACACTGGTCACCAGAGTcaattagaaaaacacacaattcttaaaaataaactcCAAAAACAAGTGGATTTCTGTCCTAAAGTGATGAAATAATCATACTTTAAAGCATTTGAATGAAACATTTCCTAATATGGTTGGAAATGACTGACGTTaaacagaccacacacacacacacacacacacacactaaccacAACCCAAGTCTAAACCCTGAGATGCAACACTTTGCCTTGTGGTGACCTGAGTGTGTGAGTCCCATTAAATGAAGCTTAGAGGCTTTTAGTGTGACTGTAATTTGTGTGATACGCATCTAAACTTCTGCTTTCCTGCTTATTAGAGTGTTTTGGGCGTTGGAGCGTTGCATAGTTCAGTCTATaggcaacaaacacacactctgagtgtgtttttaatctcAGTGAACTAAAATAGATTTCGTCATGTCCTGGTATATTGTGAAATATCCCCTGTAATGTGTTGCATGTGTTCACACACTAGTTGGTAAAAGCTGGCTTTAGACTTGCAGCAAGTGTGTCAACTATTCTTCTTGATTAGTGAGCACCAGAGAATTCATGGCGGAGCAGGGACAGACAGGCTAATTTAAGTTGGACTAGCATTAAAGTAAAGGCAGTGGCTGAGAGAGCATCAGTAAGTAAAGCTGATCAAActaaaaaatactaaaactaaaaatactcaGAATGCACAAATCcccacaaaaatacacacacaatcctcccaaagagacagaaaaagagtaGAAATAGACACAAAGAACCAGAAACACCATCTCATTTGTAGAAGTTCAGTCTGGGGATCCGACTGTAAAACACACCTTGTTTTACAGACATTTAGCAGAGTGTGTCCAACATTGGTAACCTAGATTTGTCCATGTTTAAAGCAGTGCCATCACAGACGTGTCTGAACCAGCTGTGGCCCCTCCACACACTCATGGACCTGCCCGTCTAAACACATGGAGTGAGCCTCGTGTTGTTGAGAAACACATCCACACTACTGTTAGGAAAGCAGAGGACACGCTGAATGACGGGTTCTCACTTCTGGAGCAGAATTTCAGAACAATTAGCTAAAAGCAACAGAGAAATGTTCTGCCGTTCAGTGTTAATCCAGGCTTAATGCTCTGCACACCAAACAAGTGTTTGAGCTCAACACTGACGGAGACAATTTAACTGTATGAAAAGACACAGCTCCAGTGCTGCAGGGACTCACACTTTCACACGCCGGAAGCTCTTTCACACTTCTCACTTTCACAATTCAACTGTCCCTCAGGTGACTGTTAAACTGTCAGTCACCGTTCACAGCTCAAGGGCTGCTTACAAAACACACCCAAGTTACTCCCAACACCTGCGGTTTGACGCTGTCCTCTCCTACATGTGAGATGTGTAAGAGGGACTGGTCCTCTGCTGTTAGTTCTCCCTCTCCGGGAGCTTCTGCAGGCTAATGTTGAGGCGTTAACGCGCTCTTCTCGGTCTCTCTCGTCCTCCTGAGGAGCTAGTGGACGCTGGGCTCGTGTGTGTGTCCGTACCTGCCCTGGCTGTACTGACAGTCTGTGTCCGCCACATCGAAACCATCTGGATTCATCGTCGGGAGGATGTGGATGCGAGTGCTGTTCAGTAACCGCAGCGACCAAGTTTCGTTGTTACGGTAACCACGCACCATGTCGTCAATTAGCTGGAGCAGCAGCACCCGACCAAGAACCTgcaggcaacacacacacagagtttctATCACTTCACAagacattaaacacagcaaCCCCAAACTTCCATAGTGACAATAAAGTTCTTGGatctttaaaaatctgtttaaatctCCAATGACGATGGAGATGGATGCTTTATGAAATTCAATTTTTCAACGGCTCAGTTAAAATCACTCCGTTAAACCACAGCACCGCAGTCACCACAAGATGTTTCTCGTGTTAATTTGACAAAACTTTGAGTGAAGTTGGGCGATGTTGAGTTTCATCCATTTGTATCCAACGTGTGCTGGATGGAAACAGCGGGGGAGGAGGAACTGACGTCGTGGAATCGAAAATGCAATCCGAGGCGAGCAAGAGGCAGTTTTTTTCCTCAGGCAGATGGCCGATTGGGTGGCAGGGTGAAAAGCACTTTGTGAATGAATGAGGGCCtcaggagggagaaagagagaagggtgGGAAAGGAGAAGAGGTATGTGTTCAAACACcgctacacacagacacacacatgtcaAGACTAGCTGTGCCTCTGGCTGTCATTCTGTTTCCTGCACCACTCATTCATTCAAAGCCTCTTCTCTCCTGTGCTGCAGCCACACTACAACACACGCCCATCTATACTTAAAGGATCAGCGTGGTGGATACTCGAAACCTGACGACAAGACCAAAACTAACAATGAATGCGTTTAAGTATCAGTATCGGACGTATCTCTGTCCTCGGTGCCATAGAGCTccaacacataaaaacatgttcatcTATAATCACGGACGAACATCAAATGTTCTTGATCGTCTCCATCATAATATCATCGTCGCCTTTCAGCTGTTCTTCCAATAATAACGTGATGACACAAATACTTTTAGGGCTCATCCCATTGGAATGAAGTGGCGGGTGCAGAAGAGCGGATCAGCGTTGACAGGCATGTCAGCTGAGTGGAGGAGTCATTGTGTGATGTTGCAACGCGTGCGGAGAAATCAGTGGTGAACATACAGTAATATGCTGCATGTCTGCGAGGCCAACGTTTTAAGTGCTGGCGTAACCGAAAAACAAGTTCAGATCCAGTCTTGTGCCCCACTCTGCCATGGCAGGAACAAGTCATCGCCTCCAGGCAAGCTTCCTGTAAATATGTAATTCCGCTGCAGTTTAGTGGAACAGAAGGTTGCTTTTATTAAACAGGGCTGGATGGGACGTTATGGGGCGAGATGCATACTGATCCACAGCATTAGCTCCTacagggcgacttcaccaatattcaacttgctttctatggctttagtttagggcctaaatgtacaataatgcttttaacctTCCGCTGAGCTGAGCGgc from Channa argus isolate prfri chromosome 21, Channa argus male v1.0, whole genome shotgun sequence carries:
- the cpm gene encoding carboxypeptidase M isoform X2, yielding MSSLFLFILPFLILTAGSTLDFRYHNNHEMEQYLRQINASNPDITHLYSIGQSVRGQQLWVLALGLSPRRHIVGIPEFKYVANMHGNEVLGRVLLLQLIDDMVRGYRNNETWSLRLLNSTRIHILPTMNPDGFDVADTDCQYSQGRYNSNGVDLNRNFPDAFAGLRGQQRPDDEKREAEVRAVMGWLSTESFVLSANLHGGALVASYPYDNSNGGSELVGGASVTPDNDVFVHLAKVYSHNHASMNTGNGCAETRPFLDGVTNGYQWYPLPGGMQDYNYVWAQCLELTLELSCCKFPPPTQLPGMWTENRKALLAFIQQVHLGVKGRVFDGSGEPVQNAVVEVKGRRNLCPFRTDRHGEYYRLLLPGLYTFTVSYPGHEVLTETLNIPYGPDQYSAMKHDFLLQRITLTAPSGTADHPTPTCNYSLKLEGGGATTRPTWTGLSVGLSLVAALQSLIA
- the cpm gene encoding carboxypeptidase M isoform X1, producing MPGVTGQEAGSPLDRSPGCLSAWSAVMSSLFLFILPFLILTAGSTLDFRYHNNHEMEQYLRQINASNPDITHLYSIGQSVRGQQLWVLALGLSPRRHIVGIPEFKYVANMHGNEVLGRVLLLQLIDDMVRGYRNNETWSLRLLNSTRIHILPTMNPDGFDVADTDCQYSQGRYNSNGVDLNRNFPDAFAGLRGQQRPDDEKREAEVRAVMGWLSTESFVLSANLHGGALVASYPYDNSNGGSELVGGASVTPDNDVFVHLAKVYSHNHASMNTGNGCAETRPFLDGVTNGYQWYPLPGGMQDYNYVWAQCLELTLELSCCKFPPPTQLPGMWTENRKALLAFIQQVHLGVKGRVFDGSGEPVQNAVVEVKGRRNLCPFRTDRHGEYYRLLLPGLYTFTVSYPGHEVLTETLNIPYGPDQYSAMKHDFLLQRITLTAPSGTADHPTPTCNYSLKLEGGGATTRPTWTGLSVGLSLVAALQSLIA